CTTCGTTAAGAAATATATAGTCATGGCGTTTTCCGCAGCGCTTACAGACACAACTATCCCATTGATGACCAAACAAACATTTTAACGACATACCAACACCTCTTTCTCCCGGACGTGTGTTTTATTCATCAGCAGCTTCAAACCCAAGCGGCACATAGTATTCCGCTGCGACGTTTTTATCGGTGTGCGAATCATCCTCGTACGCAACCTGATAGGAAGACCACTCGAAATAACAAGCTCCGTATGACGTTTCATCGATGTGCCGGGCTTCTGTTTTGGCATTATGTTTTTTGATGTAGGCGCGCCACGCGCCGCTGCAGTACATCGCCTGAATATAGTGTGCTGCCTGGAGATTTTGCTTTTCTTTGACCAGATAGAACAGCATTTCAATAATATGGTTGTATTCGCCCTCCCACTGCTGCTTTTGGTTTTGATAATCATCTTCCGCCTGATTGACGATTGCTCTGAAGGTGTCGTCCCTATAAAAATCCCACAACAAGCCGGAGATTTTCGATAGTTCTCCCCAATACCGCAGATCCATTAGCGCGTCAATTGTCTCTCGGCTGCAATACGTTTTCCATCTGTCAGGCTCGATTGTTTTAAGCATTTGCAGGACGGCCGGCATATTCTTTTCATTGGAGTTCCTGGCCTTTTTAGTAAGCACCGCCCGTAAACCAGCAGGATCCACAGTATCACGCAGCTTACTGAACGCTGTTGCTGAAAAATGGATGTTCGCGTTTAAGGCAATATTGAAGAGTAACTCTGGTTTTGTGATGCGGGGCAGCAGACTGCTGTCCCCATTGACAAGGGCTAACTTTGCCAGCAGGCTTTCGTCGGTTATCTTGGTGATAGCTTTATGACGTTCTTCATGTAAACGCGTATGCAGCGCCACCTCCATTAACTTGCTTTCGTCGGAAAGCCTTTCGATGGCCGCCAAGCGGGCACTGCCATACGCTTCCAGTGCCGCCTGCTGCAAAAGTTCCTGATCATCCATTTTACCGATGGCGGCAATCGCTTTTTTCTCGTTTTTGCTTCTCCATGCAGGTCCGAAGAAATTCATACTCCCACCCACCTCTCATCACCTTACATTGCAACCTCTTTTACAGTCTTTCTGCCAGCTGCAGAAGCATCGCTTTTCTTGCCGAGCAGTCAAATTCGCCGCTGTCGGGGTTTTTCTTATCCTTGACCCACGCTTTGCACATCCCACCGCAGAGGTAACGCACCCGGCATCCTTGGCACTTTTCATTGGTATCCACATGGTGGCGGGAGAGATCTTTAAACGCTTCATTTTGTAAAATGCTCTCCAGTCCGTCCCGGATGTTCCCCAGCCGCTTATCCGTACCGCACCAGGCATAGCATGGATAGGCGCCGCCATCCGGCTCAATATAAAGATTTTGCCCCAGCCCGCAGGTATACCGGGCGGCGAAGGCACTGGTAATATCGCTCTCTTCCCCACAGAGAAAATCCTCTTCGCTTGGCGTATTTAGCGTATTTGATGTACTCGGTGATCTTAGTGTGCTCTCCGATCGGCCCAAGGGCAAAACCGGACGCAGGCGGACTTTTTCTATCCCCAGCTGCCTGGCCAGCGCATAAACGGCCGCTCCTTCCGGGCCGTCCCGCTGACTCTTCGCCAGGGTGGCGCAGAGCCCGACTTTTTTGATGCAGCCCAGTTCTTTAAGGAGCTGCAGATTCGAAACGGCTTTTTCGTAGGAACCTTGGCCGCGCCTGGCGTCGTGAGAAGTCTTATCGCCGTCAATGCTGACAATGATCTCCGAAAACACCTCGCCCAGAACCGCCAGGCGATCCTTCCCGATATCAAGGCCAAGAGAAGTGCGCAGGCTGAGGCGCATTCCTTTAAGATTAATATCGCGGAGCCAGGCCAGCACGTTATCGATATCACTGTGAATCAGCGGTTCGCCGCCGGTAATGACGACAGCGTGGAAGCCGTTTTGCCGGGCAGCCTGTACGGCAGACCAAATATCCTGAGCCCTCATCTCCGGCATTTCCCGTTCGCCGCCGCGGGCGTAACAATGGTCACAGCGCAGCGGGCAAGCGAAGGTAATATGTAAATACAGCTTATTCAGGCGGTCTTGCCGGATATAATCGGGCGCCCACTTTTGACCCCATTTCAGTGCCCATTTGCGTTTATAGCGGTTTACCTCCTGGTCGAACGGATGCGGAAGATCGCCTGCCATAGCAAGCATTGGCGCCTCCTTTTCTGAAAGCCGCTTGGTCATGACACCGCCCATCTCCAGAGCCATCCCCTGTGAGATAGTATCATAGACCGCTTGATAGGCCCCGCAGTATGGATCTTTTTCGCTGCCCTTCGCCAGCATATTGTAAAGGCAGCCGCCATGGCAATACGCCGTATGCGGACAAGTGCCGCAGGTGGTCTCGGCATTTTGTTGCTTTTCAGCCAAACGCCGGAAAGCGGCGCTGTTTACGATATTGGTCTCTGACGGGAGCTCACGGACATTCCCAAGCGAATATTCCTCTTTCCCGCAAAACCGTTGGCAGGAATAGATCCCGCCGTCCGGGGCGATAGCGGCAAACTTGCCGAGGCAGTTAAAGAACGTGCACACGCTGCCTTTCCTGTCAAAGCAGCCCTTAACCATGGAATCGATTGTTCCGACCCTGTTGCCGGATGTCCTTTCCCTGTATACAGCTAAGGTATCAAGCAATACCTTGTCCATATCATCCACAGAAGCGCTCAGTTCGCTTGGGAGAGCGTTCATCGGCTGCACTGCGCCATGTATCGCGTAGGGGATATGTTCATACGCAAAAAATTCAAAAACTTCCTTGGCTCTGTCAGCAAAGGCGGGCGTGAAAGTGCAGATGCAGTGGGTATTGATGCCGTTTTCACGCAAACGCCGAATCCCCGCCATCGTTTTTTGAAAATATTCCCTGCCGCGCTGGACATCGCACATCTCTTCGAATCCGTCCAGGCTTGTGCCGATACGGATATCGTATTTCCGGATCAGAGCGATCATCTCGTCGGTGAGCGCCCAAAGATTGCTCTGCAGGGAGAGCCGCAGTCTTAAACCAAACCGCTCGCGCAGCATCGGCAAAATGTACTCGTAATAGCCTTTTTCTGCCAACAGCGGTTCACCGCCGTGAAACGTAAGATTTATGCTGCCATCTTTGGGAGCAATGTTATCTATAAAGTCTATGGCCTCTCTGACGCACAGCATCGTTTCGCCCCGGTTTGGCCCGAAGCAATAACGGCAGGATGCCTGACATTCCATCGTTGGCAGGAGCATGAAGTTTCGCGGTCTGAATTCAAACATCACAATCCCCTTCTTTCAAATCGGCGATCGAAAAGCCATACTTCCGGCAAATCCACATGCAGCCCGGGGTCATTTTTATCGCTTTTCATTCGCGGCCGAAACGGCTCTGTTTCATACTTCTTTAAGACATCATGAAATAATCCCGCCTGATAGATTTCCCGCAGAATAGCCATATCTCCCTTTGCTGGAAACAAATGGTCTTTATTTCTGGCGATTAGGGTTTCCACGAGTTCCATTGTCAAATACTCCTGCCAGTTTTCGCAGATTGTGCGAAGCCGGTCAAACGCCGTTTGGGGAAGAATATCTTTTTCCATCAGTGTAACAAGCGTTGCTGCATCACGCAGTTTTTGAATCGCCAGATAGTCGCCTCTGCCGCCGTTTAAAGCGACCTTTGCCAGACAAGCCTGATCGTACAGTCCCTCCATGGCGCTAAGTTCTATCAGAAAATCATTCGTTCGCATGACGATATCCGCTAGCAGCTCCTGCTCAGTAATCTCTTTAAGGGCGGCTTTCCTGATCCTCTCGTGTTGCGCGTTTAAGACCACATCGCAGATTCGTTTTTGATCTGTCATTCCTCCCAAGGCCAATAAACAGTCGTATTCAGTCGTCTCGCTCACCGCTATCTCTGCCAGGCGTGCATCATCCTGCAGCCGGAGCAGGGCGTATAATTGTTCATCGGAGTTGCCGTTTTGGGCATAGTGCCGGAATACGCTCTTATCCTTAATCCTATCGCGCAGGTGTTTGTACTGAAGAAGTCCGCTGTTCTCCATCACCGCATCACGCAGCTTTTCATCGTCCGTCAATTTTGCAGCGGCACTTTCCCTGTCTCCTGCCGCTTTGCCCGCTGCAATCCGATACAAAAGCTCCTGATCGGTCAGCCGTTTCATCGCCTCGATACGTACCGAGTGGAAATCGCTGCCGGTCAATTCAAAGAGCCTGTCTTGATCGGCGGTTTTCATCTCTTCCCAAATCTCGTCTTCTTCAATATAGCGTACGGTAAATTTGTTGGGCGGAAAGTCCTGATGATCCTGGACGTCGCCGAAGCTTACGTCTTCATGCTCCCAAAGCCCGCATCCTTCATAAGTACTGACCTTCTCCCGGAAACGCCTGGACCTGTATATCCGCAGCAGCGTGTCGCGTGCTTCTTTGCTGTAAAGGCCGGAAAACGCCAGCCTGGCCAGCTCATCAATACGCTCATCCGTAGGAAAATTGAAAGCCTGCTCAAAATATTCCGTGTCATATTTCTTCGCTTCTTCCGCAAAATGCGCCCGTCTGAGAAAGTCTGCGCTTCTGTCTGTCATCATGTTCCCCTCCCCATTACTATCTGTTATAAGGAGCTAGCCTAAAGTCGGTAGAATCACCATCCAAAATTTCTTTTTTCTCATTTTTATATATATGCTGGCAATATTTGCACTTTTGCTGATAAT
This genomic stretch from Dehalobacter restrictus DSM 9455 harbors:
- a CDS encoding radical SAM/SPASM domain-containing protein, producing the protein MFEFRPRNFMLLPTMECQASCRYCFGPNRGETMLCVREAIDFIDNIAPKDGSINLTFHGGEPLLAEKGYYEYILPMLRERFGLRLRLSLQSNLWALTDEMIALIRKYDIRIGTSLDGFEEMCDVQRGREYFQKTMAGIRRLRENGINTHCICTFTPAFADRAKEVFEFFAYEHIPYAIHGAVQPMNALPSELSASVDDMDKVLLDTLAVYRERTSGNRVGTIDSMVKGCFDRKGSVCTFFNCLGKFAAIAPDGGIYSCQRFCGKEEYSLGNVRELPSETNIVNSAAFRRLAEKQQNAETTCGTCPHTAYCHGGCLYNMLAKGSEKDPYCGAYQAVYDTISQGMALEMGGVMTKRLSEKEAPMLAMAGDLPHPFDQEVNRYKRKWALKWGQKWAPDYIRQDRLNKLYLHITFACPLRCDHCYARGGEREMPEMRAQDIWSAVQAARQNGFHAVVITGGEPLIHSDIDNVLAWLRDINLKGMRLSLRTSLGLDIGKDRLAVLGEVFSEIIVSIDGDKTSHDARRGQGSYEKAVSNLQLLKELGCIKKVGLCATLAKSQRDGPEGAAVYALARQLGIEKVRLRPVLPLGRSESTLRSPSTSNTLNTPSEEDFLCGEESDITSAFAARYTCGLGQNLYIEPDGGAYPCYAWCGTDKRLGNIRDGLESILQNEAFKDLSRHHVDTNEKCQGCRVRYLCGGMCKAWVKDKKNPDSGEFDCSARKAMLLQLAERL